The Chryseobacterium indologenes genomic sequence ATTACCTGAACTGTTTTTCCAAGGAAGTCTCCTTTTCTTTCTTTTTCAATTACAGTCTGGTAGATTTTTCCTGTAGTAACGTTGTTGTTTTGGGATGTAGGCGCATCCAGGTAGCGCTCGTAGTGACCTAAATCCAGATCTGTCTCCGCACCATCTTCAGTCACATAACACTCTCCGTGTTCATAAGGATTCAATGTTCCCGGGTCGATATTGATATAAGGATCAAGTTTTTGGATCGTTACGTTAAAACCGCGTGATTTTAGCAATAGTCCCAGAGAAGCAGACACGATTCCTTTTCCCAAAGATGAAGTTACACCTCCTGTCACAAAGATGTACTTTGTATTCTTTTTACTCATTAGATTAGGTTTGTGCAAAGTTAGGGGAAAAAGAAATACAAAGCAATTTTTAGATTTTGAAAATGAGAAAACAGGCTTCAAACAACCATAAAATCTAACTTTTTTTATTTGATTTTATTTTTTTTAAAACTATTCCGTTTTGAGCTTATACGAAAAAAGGGTTCTATTTACAGTAACCCTTTTAAAAGTATGATAAGTATCAACCTATTTTTTTACCAGCTCAAGATATACACTCACCTCTGCATCTTTGGCAATACCTGTCTCTTTTGAATCATAGTTGATGTTATAATCCAGACGGTCTATGATAAATTTCGCCTGCAATCCCATTACTTCCTTTCCATCTTTATTTTTCGTTATTCCGCCAAATATCACCGGAATATTCACTTCTTTGGTAATATCCTTAATGGTTAATTTTCCATGAAAAACATAAGCTCCGTTTTTATCTTTTGTGCCGGAAGTTCCTTCAAATGTCATTTCAGGATATTTACCTGCTGCAAAAAAATCATCGCTTCTCAGGTGGCTGTCTCTCATTTCTATACCGGTATTGATGCTTTCAGGAGCTATAGAAATACTCAAGGAGGCATTGTCTAAAGTCGTTCCTTTTGCTGTGAGTTTTCCGTTAAACTTATCGAATCTTCCCTGAACGAAACTGATTCCCATATGTTTAATATTGAAATTAAAAGAAGAATGCATCGGGTCTATTTGCCAGTTATTTTGTGCAAAAGCCATCACACCGAATAAGACAAACATAAAGGATAAAAAGATTTTTTTCATTGTAATTATATTTTACATTAAAATTTTATTTGAATAAAACGAAGATATGAAAGATATTCCTAGCACGAACCTATGTATATTGTTAATATTATATCAAGTTAAATTTCGAAAGAAAAATGCTTTTTTATAACTTCGCGGTATGGCAAAACTGAAAACAGCATATTTCTGTCAAAACTGCGGAAGTCAATATTCCCAATGGATGGGACAATGCAAAAACTGTGGACAATGGAATACTTTAGTAGAAGAAATTGTTGAAAAACCTTCTCATAAAACTCCTCCCTTTTCAAAATCCAAGCAACATGTTATTAATATTGTTGAAGTGGAAACCAGTGAGGAACCGAGAATAAAAACACCTTCTGAAGAACTGAACCGTGTTTTGGGTGGAGGAATTGTTCTGGGGTCGGTAACCTTAATTGGAGGGGAACCCGGAATAGGAAAATCTACACTTCTGCTTCAGCTTGCCTTAAAGATGAAGAAAAAAATCTTTTATGTCTCCGGGGAAGAAAGTGCCTCACAGATTAAAATGAGGGCAGACAGACTTACGGACATCCAAAATCCCAATTGTTTTCTTTTTACCGAAACCTCCCTTGAAAAAATACTTCACGAAGCCAAAAAACTGGAACCTGATTTCATAATCATCGACTCTATTCAGACGCTTCAGTCTCAACTGATCGAAAGCTCTCCGGGAACGGTTTCACAAATCCGCGAATGTTCCAATGAAATCATTAAATATGCCAAGGAAAACAGCACTCCCGTGTTTCTGGTAGGTCACATTACAAAAGATGGCCAGATTGCAGGCCCGAAAGTACTGGAACACATGGTTGATGTTGTCCTGAATTTTGACGGAGACAGAAATCACCTTTTCAGGCTTTTGAGAGCCAATAAAAACCGTTTCGGTTCCACTTCTGAAATCGGGATCTATGAAATGATTTCCCAGGGATTGAAAGAAATCAAAAACCCTTCGGAAATCCTGATTACGAAAAAACTTGAGGAATTATCCGGAAACTCGGTTGCTGTTACCCTCGAAGGAAACCGACCTATGCTTCTGGAAATTCAGGCTTTGGTAAGTACAGCGGTTTACGGTACACCACAAAGAAGCTGCACAGGATTTGATTCTAAAAGGCTCAATATGCTTCTTGCTGTTTTGGAAAAACGTGCCGGATTTCAACTTGGTGCAAAAGACGTTTTCTTAAACATTACCGGAGGAATCAAAACAGACGACCCGGCACTGGATCTTGCCGTTATTGCTTCAGTTTTATCATCCAATGAAGATATTGCAATTTCCGAACACTACTGCTTTGCAGGAGAAATAGGATTAAGCGGGGAAATCCGCCCGGTCGCACAAATTGAGCAACGAATTACTGAAGCTGAAAAACTGGGATACGAAAAAATATTTGTATCCAACCTTAATAAAATACCTAAAAGAAAATTTGGAATCAAGATTGAAGAAGTGAGTAAGATTGAGGATTTCCATGAAAGACTTTTTTAATTGAAAATTAATAATTGAAAATTGAAAGTGAAAAGTTGAAAGTTGAAAGTTGAAAGTTGCAAAATCGTAATTGGTATTTATCAAAAGTATCTTTTATCTTTTATCTTTTATCTTTTATCTTTTATCTTTTATCTTTTATCTTTTATTCTTTTAAATTCCTACCTTTAAAGTATGAATTACCTGGCTCATTCTTTTCTTACATATACCGACGGGCAGATTGTGGGACAATTTCTCGAGGATTTTATTCGTAACAAAGATCGTTTTACCTTTCCGAAAGATATTCAGGATGGGATAACCCTGCACCGAGCCATTGATACTTATACAGATTCCCATCCGGCAATTCATGAGGCCAAAAAGTTTTTGCTCCTTTGGTAAGATTATATGCAGGGGCATTTGTGGATGTCTCCATGGATTATTTTGTGGCCAATGACCTTTCTTTGCATTCTCTTGCCGAATGGAAAGCCCACTCTTTAAGGGTTTACAGGGTGTTGAATGCGCATGAAAAATGGCTACCTGAAAATTTTAAAAGAATGCTGGCCAAAATGGAACAGGACGATTGGTTGTATCATTACAGGGAAGACTGGGGCATCAAATTCAGCATTCAGAATGTGTTGAATAAAGCCAAGTATCTGGATAAAGACATGCCTGTTTTTGACGCCTTTCTGGAACATAAAAATGATCTTCAAAGATGTTATCATGATTTCTTTCCCGATCTGATGGACCACGTAAAGGGAATCAATGCATTGCTACAGGATTAATTATAACTGATGATACATATACCGATTGGGATACGAAAGCTTTTCACTCTTTCTCTGCCCGTTTACAATAATATGAACAATATTAATCTGATCATCAAAAAGATTATATAAAAAACTGACTGCTGTTTCTATTTTTTTGGGATTGCTGACAGGTTCTGACTCCATGAATACATTGACAGACTCCTGATCTTCCTCATAGCCCAGATAATTAATTTTTAAAAACTTATTATCGGCTTTAAGCTTAAAGTACTCCTGACAATATTTCTGTAAGGCATCATTGAGTTTCATTTTATATTTTTCATCATTAAAATGAAAAGCTCCACCATATTTCTTTCCAAGTCCATTCTCAAGATCATCTAAAAAAATCTGCCGGTCACTTCAAACGTTTTCGACTTTGAATTGTAATTAATTTCTACAGAACCCACATGATAAGGATGCTTCACTGTGGTAAAAGACAATAAAAAGAAGGCAGGAATCAGAAACAGCCAAAAATTCTTCATAAACCTGAACATAGAAATAAAATTTGTCCGAAATTAATCATTATTTTCGTACGCATTATACTTTTATACCATGATGCAGGATTTTCTTTTTTATTTACACCTCGGTTGGGAGCACATTATTTCATTAGATGCTCTGGATCACCAGTTATTTGTACTGGCATTGATTGCTGTTTATTCTTACAGTGATTGGAAAAAAATTCTGATTCTCATCACCGCATTTACCATTGGCCATTCGATTACCCTGGCTTTAAGTATTCTTGATGTTTTCAGGCTACCTTCCGATTGGGTTGAGTTTTTGATTCCCATGACAATTGTTTTGACCTCCCTGGATAATATCATTATGAAAAATCAAAAACAGACACTGATGCGTGCCAATTATTATCTGGCACTTATTTTTGGACTGATCCACGGGATGGGTTTTGCCAATACGGCAAGAGTGATGATCGCTAAGAGCCAGAGCATTGCCATTCCTTTACTGGGATTCAATATTGGGCTGGAATTGGGACAAATTGTTATTGTACTGGCAATACTGATTGTCCTGTTTATTCTGCTGAAAATTTTTAAGGTTAATAAAAAGGACTGGGTACTGTTTGTATCTTCCGGGGTCTTTGCTTTATCTCTAAAAATGGCATTAGAAAGAATTCCTTTCTAAAATTGAAATATTATGATTATTTCAGGCACTTATTACTATCTTTGACAATTATTAAATCATTTCGGTTATGAAACTAAAAGTTTGTATACTTTCACTTTCTGTATTTGCTTATACAGGTTTCACCGCACAAAATATTCAGAACAATCCCGGCAGTAACCACGGAAACAAGTTTGAACAGCTGGGAAGCATTCTTCCGACACCTAATATTTACAGAACGGCTTCAGGAGCTCCGGGACATGGCTATTGGCAAAACAGGGCAGATTATACTATTACCGCCTTCCTTGATGAAGATAAAAGGAATCTGAAAGGTTCTGAAACAATTACCTACTACAACAATTCACCCGACGAATTGGACTACATCTGGCTTCAACTTGATGAAAATGAACATTCCAGTATAAAGAATGCCGGATATGAGACATCGTCTGTCCTTCGTCCTTCTGTAAGTGATCAGCAGCTTAAAATGACTGAACTTCCTGTAA encodes the following:
- a CDS encoding YceI family protein, translating into MKKIFLSFMFVLFGVMAFAQNNWQIDPMHSSFNFNIKHMGISFVQGRFDKFNGKLTAKGTTLDNASLSISIAPESINTGIEMRDSHLRSDDFFAAGKYPEMTFEGTSGTKDKNGAYVFHGKLTIKDITKEVNIPVIFGGITKNKDGKEVMGLQAKFIIDRLDYNINYDSKETGIAKDAEVSVYLELVKK
- the radA gene encoding DNA repair protein RadA, which gives rise to MAKLKTAYFCQNCGSQYSQWMGQCKNCGQWNTLVEEIVEKPSHKTPPFSKSKQHVINIVEVETSEEPRIKTPSEELNRVLGGGIVLGSVTLIGGEPGIGKSTLLLQLALKMKKKIFYVSGEESASQIKMRADRLTDIQNPNCFLFTETSLEKILHEAKKLEPDFIIIDSIQTLQSQLIESSPGTVSQIRECSNEIIKYAKENSTPVFLVGHITKDGQIAGPKVLEHMVDVVLNFDGDRNHLFRLLRANKNRFGSTSEIGIYEMISQGLKEIKNPSEILITKKLEELSGNSVAVTLEGNRPMLLEIQALVSTAVYGTPQRSCTGFDSKRLNMLLAVLEKRAGFQLGAKDVFLNITGGIKTDDPALDLAVIASVLSSNEDIAISEHYCFAGEIGLSGEIRPVAQIEQRITEAEKLGYEKIFVSNLNKIPKRKFGIKIEEVSKIEDFHERLF
- a CDS encoding HupE/UreJ family protein, coding for MQDFLFYLHLGWEHIISLDALDHQLFVLALIAVYSYSDWKKILILITAFTIGHSITLALSILDVFRLPSDWVEFLIPMTIVLTSLDNIIMKNQKQTLMRANYYLALIFGLIHGMGFANTARVMIAKSQSIAIPLLGFNIGLELGQIVIVLAILIVLFILLKIFKVNKKDWVLFVSSGVFALSLKMALERIPF